One part of the Elusimicrobiaceae bacterium genome encodes these proteins:
- the tdh gene encoding L-threonine 3-dehydrogenase encodes MKALVKKYAEPGLWLEQVPEPEISENDVLIKISKTAICGTDAHIYEWNDWAKKTIPVPMHVGHEFVGEVVETGSAVTGIRVGQRVSGEGHVVCGFCRNCRAGARHLCINTKGIGVNRPGAFAEYLAMPAANVFPLGEHITDDIAAILDPLGNAVHTALSFDLIGEDVLVTGAGPIGIMGALIARHVAARNVVITDLNDYRLELAENLGVKTVVDVRNKKLEDVMRGLGMTEGFDVGLEMSGSAVAFNDMLENVRMGGKVALLGLLPDSTRIPWGSVIFKGLLMKAIYGREIFETWYKMSAMLQSGLDVSGIITHHYDVRDYKEAFELMLSGKSGKIILSWQK; translated from the coding sequence ATGAAAGCGCTTGTAAAAAAATACGCCGAACCCGGTTTATGGCTGGAACAGGTGCCGGAACCGGAAATAAGCGAAAACGATGTGCTGATAAAAATATCCAAAACCGCGATCTGCGGCACCGACGCGCATATCTACGAATGGAACGACTGGGCTAAAAAAACCATTCCGGTGCCGATGCATGTCGGCCATGAATTCGTGGGCGAAGTGGTGGAAACGGGCAGCGCGGTTACCGGCATCAGGGTCGGGCAGCGGGTTTCCGGCGAAGGGCATGTGGTGTGCGGGTTCTGCCGCAACTGCCGGGCCGGCGCGCGACATCTGTGCATCAACACGAAAGGGATCGGGGTGAACCGGCCCGGCGCGTTCGCCGAATATCTGGCGATGCCGGCCGCCAACGTGTTTCCGCTCGGAGAGCATATCACGGATGATATCGCCGCCATTTTGGACCCGCTCGGCAACGCCGTGCATACCGCGCTTTCGTTTGATCTTATCGGCGAGGACGTGCTGGTTACCGGAGCAGGCCCGATCGGCATTATGGGCGCGCTGATAGCCCGGCACGTCGCCGCGCGTAATGTGGTGATCACCGATCTCAACGATTACCGGCTGGAACTGGCGGAAAATCTCGGAGTGAAAACCGTTGTGGATGTGCGTAATAAAAAACTCGAGGACGTCATGCGCGGGCTGGGCATGACCGAGGGGTTTGACGTGGGGCTGGAAATGTCGGGCAGCGCGGTCGCGTTCAACGATATGCTTGAAAATGTGCGGATGGGCGGCAAGGTCGCGCTGCTGGGCCTGCTGCCGGACAGCACCCGGATCCCCTGGGGTTCCGTGATTTTCAAGGGCCTGCTGATGAAAGCGATTTACGGGCGCGAGATTTTCGAAACCTGGTACAAGATGTCGGCGATGCTGCAAAGCGGGCTGGACGTAAGCGGCATCATCACGCATCATTACGACGTGCGGGATTATAAGGAAGCGTTCGAGCTGATGCTGTCGGGCAAATCCGGGAAAATCATATTATCCTGGCAGAAATAG
- a CDS encoding rubredoxin, producing MQKYVCDVCGYVYDPALGDPDGGVAAATPWEALPDTWVCPVCGVGKDQFKLLD from the coding sequence ATGCAGAAATATGTGTGCGATGTGTGCGGTTATGTGTATGATCCTGCGCTGGGCGACCCTGACGGCGGCGTAGCCGCCGCGACGCCATGGGAAGCCCTGCCGGACACATGGGTTTGCCCCGTGTGCGGTGTGGGCAAGGATCAGTTCAAGCTGCTGGACTGA
- a CDS encoding flavin reductase family protein, translated as MDSVTLKSLCDMTYGLYIVSSRDGDRLNGQIVNTAFQVTAEPARIAVGINRKNLTHDYITRTGRYTLAALAQSAPMTFIGLFGFRSGRDTDKFAVAGHGKTASGLPVPKEHTLSVLEVLVEKTVELDTHTLFIGTIAGAEKIAEGEPLTYSYYHNVLKGKTQKNATTYNS; from the coding sequence ATGGATAGCGTGACCCTCAAAAGCCTGTGCGACATGACTTACGGCCTCTATATTGTTTCCTCCCGTGATGGCGACCGGCTTAACGGCCAGATTGTGAATACCGCTTTTCAGGTGACGGCCGAACCGGCGCGGATTGCTGTGGGAATCAACAGGAAAAATCTTACGCACGACTATATAACCAGAACGGGCCGCTATACGCTGGCTGCGCTGGCGCAGAGCGCGCCTATGACTTTTATCGGGCTGTTCGGTTTCAGGAGCGGGCGCGATACCGACAAGTTCGCCGTTGCCGGACACGGCAAAACCGCGTCCGGCCTGCCGGTTCCCAAAGAACACACCCTGTCGGTTTTGGAAGTGCTGGTTGAAAAAACGGTTGAGCTGGATACGCACACGCTGTTTATCGGCACGATAGCGGGCGCTGAAAAGATTGCCGAGGGCGAGCCGTTAACCTACAGCTATTATCATAACGTTTTAAAAGGCAAGACCCAGAAAAACGCGACGACTTACAATTCCTGA
- a CDS encoding FprA family A-type flavoprotein, which yields MTGPCKAVHIAGDVYWVGAIDWNVRDFHGYSTNRGTTYNAYLVLGERPALIDTVKAPFAEEMLERIASVIAPADIKAVISNHSEMDHSGGLPMAIGAIRPEKIYASVMGAQALRAHFHEDWKIEAVADGAVLPVGSSSMTFLESRMLHWPDSMIGFLEAEKILFSNDIFGMHLASSGRFIDEVPDWRYEAAKYYANIILPYSGVVTAFLKKFAASGLKPALIAPDHGPVWRGNTREIVELYGAFAAQKRADRAVVVYDTMWNSTEKLARAVAEGLLDGGTPVRVMPLKSHHRSDIAVELLDAGALLAGTPTLNKGIYPVMADFMTYIKGLEPQGLTGNVFGSYGWAPHGTAQLRGYFEDMGIEFAGEAAECRYVPDHAALMKAFELGRAVSARLKTAV from the coding sequence ATGACAGGACCCTGCAAAGCCGTTCATATAGCCGGTGACGTTTACTGGGTGGGCGCGATTGACTGGAACGTGCGCGATTTTCACGGCTACTCCACCAACCGCGGCACCACCTATAACGCTTATCTTGTTCTGGGTGAGCGGCCGGCGCTGATTGACACGGTGAAAGCTCCGTTTGCGGAGGAAATGCTTGAGCGGATAGCGTCGGTAATCGCGCCGGCGGACATCAAGGCCGTCATTTCCAATCATTCGGAAATGGATCACAGCGGCGGACTGCCAATGGCGATCGGCGCGATCCGGCCGGAAAAGATTTACGCGTCGGTCATGGGCGCGCAGGCGCTCAGGGCGCATTTCCACGAGGACTGGAAAATCGAGGCTGTGGCGGACGGAGCGGTTCTGCCGGTCGGCAGTTCCAGCATGACGTTTCTGGAGTCGCGCATGCTGCACTGGCCTGACAGCATGATCGGGTTTCTGGAAGCGGAGAAAATACTGTTTTCAAACGATATTTTCGGGATGCATCTGGCTTCTTCCGGGCGGTTTATTGACGAAGTGCCGGACTGGCGGTACGAAGCCGCCAAATATTACGCCAACATCATCCTGCCGTATTCCGGGGTTGTGACGGCGTTTTTAAAGAAATTCGCGGCTTCGGGTCTGAAGCCGGCGCTTATCGCGCCCGACCACGGGCCGGTGTGGCGCGGGAATACGCGCGAGATCGTCGAGCTGTACGGCGCATTCGCCGCGCAGAAGCGCGCTGACCGGGCGGTGGTGGTGTATGACACCATGTGGAACAGCACGGAAAAACTCGCCCGCGCGGTTGCCGAAGGCCTGCTGGACGGCGGTACGCCGGTCAGGGTCATGCCGCTTAAATCGCATCACCGCAGCGATATCGCGGTCGAGCTGCTCGACGCAGGCGCGCTGCTCGCCGGCACGCCGACCCTTAACAAGGGCATCTATCCGGTCATGGCGGATTTCATGACGTATATAAAAGGGCTGGAACCCCAAGGCCTTACCGGCAACGTATTCGGTTCCTACGGCTGGGCGCCGCACGGCACCGCGCAACTGCGCGGATATTTCGAAGATATGGGAATTGAATTTGCGGGCGAAGCGGCGGAATGCCGGTATGTGCCGGACCATGCGGCCCTGATGAAAGCGTTTGAGCTCGGCCGCGCGGTTTCCGCCCGCCTTAAAACAGCTGTTTGA
- a CDS encoding ferritin: MIGKKIEQGFNDQIAEELVSAYLYMQMAGYFVSLGLNGMSVWMLAQHDEERLHAYKFYSHISARGGYPFIGNLEIPEHTWESPLAAFRAALAHEEHITVRINYLMKLAHEESDYAAVEFLQWFVREQVEEEETASKIVDDLTRIGASGDGLVLIDRELGARTSITPWPVAAAAAN; the protein is encoded by the coding sequence ATGATCGGCAAAAAAATTGAACAGGGTTTTAACGACCAGATCGCCGAGGAACTGGTTTCTGCATACCTTTATATGCAGATGGCCGGGTATTTCGTGTCGCTGGGGCTGAATGGCATGAGCGTCTGGATGCTGGCCCAGCACGACGAGGAACGCCTGCACGCTTATAAATTTTACAGCCATATTTCGGCGCGCGGCGGGTATCCGTTTATCGGGAATCTGGAAATTCCGGAGCATACATGGGAGAGTCCGCTCGCGGCGTTCAGGGCCGCGCTGGCGCATGAGGAGCATATCACCGTCCGCATCAATTACCTTATGAAACTGGCCCACGAGGAAAGCGACTACGCTGCTGTTGAATTTCTGCAGTGGTTTGTGCGCGAGCAGGTGGAAGAGGAGGAAACCGCCTCTAAAATCGTGGATGATCTCACCCGTATCGGCGCCAGCGGCGACGGGCTTGTGCTTATTGACCGGGAGCTGGGCGCCCGGACAAGCATTACACCGTGGCCGGTTGCGGCCGCCGCGGCTAATTAG
- a CDS encoding desulfoferrodoxin, translating into MELNELYRCGVCGNIVQVTHVGGGQLVCCGKPMDLLAENTVEAAHEKHIPVLEKIETGFIVRVGEVAHPMEEKHFIEWIELRGGGRVYRKQLKPGDKPEAVFSFRADGDAGIEARAYCNIHGYWQGGFNNDRQKN; encoded by the coding sequence ATGGAACTGAATGAACTGTACAGGTGCGGGGTATGCGGCAATATCGTGCAGGTGACGCACGTGGGCGGCGGGCAGCTGGTGTGCTGCGGCAAGCCGATGGATCTGCTGGCTGAAAATACGGTCGAGGCGGCGCATGAAAAGCATATCCCGGTTCTTGAAAAGATCGAAACGGGTTTCATAGTGCGCGTTGGGGAAGTGGCGCACCCGATGGAAGAAAAGCATTTTATCGAATGGATTGAGCTGCGCGGCGGCGGGCGGGTTTACCGCAAACAGTTAAAGCCCGGCGACAAGCCTGAAGCGGTGTTCAGCTTCCGGGCGGACGGCGATGCCGGCATTGAGGCGCGCGCCTACTGCAACATACACGGATACTGGCAGGGGGGCTTTAATAATGATCGGCAAAAAAATTGA
- the tpx gene encoding thiol peroxidase, with the protein MTERKGITKAGGSPLTLVGPELKVGDRAPDFMLAANDMKPVSLKDYAGRTLVLLGVPSLDTPVCDMETRRFNKEAAALSDKIAVLTISMDLPFAQKRWCAAAGIDRVRTLSDYRGAEFARSYGVFIKELYLLARSAFVVDRAGVIRYTEITPNVEDEPDYAGIIEAARAAL; encoded by the coding sequence ATGACCGAAAGGAAAGGCATTACCAAAGCCGGCGGCAGCCCGCTGACGCTTGTCGGGCCGGAACTGAAGGTCGGCGATCGGGCGCCGGATTTCATGCTTGCCGCCAACGACATGAAGCCTGTTTCGCTGAAAGATTACGCCGGGCGGACGCTGGTGCTGCTGGGTGTGCCGTCGCTTGACACTCCGGTATGCGACATGGAAACGCGCCGGTTTAATAAAGAGGCGGCGGCTTTGTCGGATAAAATCGCGGTGCTGACAATCAGCATGGATCTGCCGTTTGCGCAGAAACGCTGGTGCGCCGCCGCCGGGATTGACAGGGTGCGGACCCTGTCGGACTATCGCGGAGCGGAATTCGCCAGAAGCTACGGTGTTTTCATAAAAGAGTTGTATCTGCTGGCTCGTTCGGCGTTCGTGGTGGACCGGGCCGGCGTGATCCGCTACACCGAAATCACGCCCAATGTGGAAGACGAACCGGACTACGCCGGAATAATTGAAGCCGCCAGAGCGGCGTTATAG
- a CDS encoding rubrerythrin family protein: protein MAKLKGTQTESNLLKAFAGESQARNRYTYFASKAKNEGYFQISKVFEETADQEKEHAKRFFKFLEGGDLEIAAVFPAGVIGTTAQNLKAAAAGENHEWGSMYPAFAGIARKEGFEAIAKVFEAVSVAEKQHEKRYLGLLGNIEAARVFKKDEKVVWRCMNCGYLHEGESAPETCPACAHPQAYFELLAENW from the coding sequence ATGGCAAAACTGAAAGGAACACAAACCGAGAGCAATCTGCTTAAAGCGTTTGCTGGCGAGTCGCAGGCGCGCAATCGCTACACTTATTTCGCGTCCAAAGCGAAAAACGAGGGTTATTTCCAGATTTCAAAGGTTTTCGAGGAAACCGCCGATCAGGAAAAAGAACACGCCAAGCGTTTTTTCAAGTTTCTCGAGGGCGGAGATCTTGAGATTGCCGCCGTTTTCCCGGCCGGCGTGATCGGCACGACCGCGCAGAACCTGAAAGCGGCGGCCGCCGGTGAAAATCACGAGTGGGGTTCGATGTATCCTGCTTTTGCCGGAATCGCCCGCAAGGAAGGTTTTGAAGCGATAGCCAAGGTTTTTGAAGCGGTTTCGGTGGCGGAAAAACAGCATGAGAAACGTTACCTCGGGCTGCTCGGAAACATTGAAGCCGCCCGGGTGTTTAAAAAAGACGAAAAAGTGGTCTGGCGGTGCATGAACTGCGGGTACCTGCACGAGGGCGAGAGTGCGCCGGAAACCTGCCCCGCCTGCGCGCATCCCCAGGCTTATTTCGAACTGCTCGCGGAAAACTGGTAA